Proteins encoded within one genomic window of Cytophagales bacterium:
- a CDS encoding DEAD/DEAH box helicase family protein codes for MSKSGLSEIDICDKYITPAVLAAGWDLRTQIAREVSFTDGRIIVRGKTHTRGKQKRADYILYYKPNIPIAIIEAKDNKHSVGAGMQQGLGYADILQIPFVFSSNGDAFIYHDKTGLEGFTEEEITLEEFPTPSSLWNKYLRHVGISDPEVEKLLEQDYYQDDSGKSPRYYQQNAINRTIENIAKGNYRNLLVMATGTGKTYTAFQIIWRLWKAKRVSRVLFLADRNALVDQTKNNDFKPLGSEIMTKIQRSKIDKSYQIYFALYQSLTGEEEVKNVFKKFSPDFFDLIIIDECHRGSAREASAWHEILTYFSNAIHIGLTATPKETKDISNISYFGDPVYTYTLRQGIDDGFLAPYKVIRVSMDVDEGYRPEKGKVDNRGNVIEDRIYNLKDFNRNIVIDDRTKKVAAKITEFLRSTDRFAKTIVFCVDIEHAEAMRRALVELNSDLYADYSNYVVRITGDSEEGKVELDPFMDVEERFPVIATTSKMLTTGVDTKMVKVIALDTNIGSMTEFKQIIGRGTRIREDEGKVYFNIMDFRKVTNMFADPDFDGDPVQIYEPSEEDSPVPPEFDEEYDIQEPDARETVINRGKGLDPTGGETRPKYYVMDVPVSVVNERVQYYGADGKLITESLKDYTRKNVQEAYGSLDGFLDKWTQEEKKTIIMNEMAEIGVLWEALSEEVGQDLDPFDLICHVAYDQPPLTRKQRASIVRGSNYFSKYSEQAQAVLQKLLDKYEVEGITTIESGEVIKVYPLTELGTPVEIVRAFGRKIDFELALRELENEIYKTA; via the coding sequence ATGTCAAAGTCCGGTCTCTCTGAAATCGATATTTGTGATAAGTACATAACTCCCGCAGTACTAGCTGCTGGCTGGGATTTACGGACTCAGATTGCCAGAGAGGTTTCATTTACTGACGGACGAATTATTGTCAGAGGGAAAACACATACACGTGGCAAGCAAAAGCGGGCGGATTATATTCTTTATTACAAGCCTAACATACCTATAGCAATCATAGAGGCCAAGGACAACAAACACAGTGTCGGCGCTGGAATGCAACAAGGTCTTGGTTACGCTGACATATTGCAAATACCCTTCGTGTTTTCCTCCAATGGTGATGCTTTTATCTATCATGATAAAACCGGACTTGAAGGATTCACCGAAGAAGAAATCACACTGGAGGAATTCCCCACTCCATCATCACTTTGGAACAAGTACCTACGTCATGTGGGCATCAGCGATCCTGAAGTTGAAAAACTCCTGGAACAAGATTACTACCAGGACGATTCGGGTAAATCTCCTCGCTACTACCAACAAAACGCCATCAACCGAACCATTGAAAACATAGCCAAGGGCAATTATAGAAATCTTTTGGTGATGGCCACGGGAACCGGTAAAACCTACACGGCTTTTCAAATCATCTGGCGCCTGTGGAAAGCCAAACGGGTAAGTCGTGTCTTGTTCTTAGCAGATCGAAATGCCTTGGTTGATCAGACCAAGAACAATGATTTCAAACCTTTGGGGAGTGAAATCATGACGAAGATTCAAAGAAGCAAAATCGACAAGTCCTATCAAATCTATTTTGCTCTCTACCAATCCCTCACCGGCGAAGAGGAGGTAAAAAACGTATTTAAGAAATTTTCACCGGACTTTTTTGATCTAATTATCATTGATGAGTGTCATCGGGGTAGCGCGCGTGAAGCCTCTGCGTGGCATGAGATTTTGACCTACTTCAGTAACGCGATTCATATTGGTCTGACGGCTACACCAAAAGAGACAAAAGACATTTCCAATATCTCATACTTTGGTGATCCAGTTTACACCTACACATTAAGACAGGGCATTGATGACGGATTCCTGGCACCATACAAAGTCATCCGCGTATCAATGGATGTAGATGAAGGTTACCGTCCCGAAAAGGGCAAGGTGGATAATAGGGGTAATGTTATTGAAGATCGTATCTACAATCTTAAAGACTTCAATAGGAATATAGTCATTGACGATAGAACGAAAAAAGTAGCGGCCAAAATCACTGAATTCTTAAGATCAACGGACCGATTTGCAAAGACCATTGTCTTCTGCGTAGACATTGAACATGCTGAAGCGATGCGGCGTGCTTTAGTCGAACTCAATTCCGATTTATATGCTGATTACTCCAACTATGTAGTACGGATCACCGGGGATAGCGAAGAAGGAAAGGTAGAGCTGGACCCCTTCATGGATGTGGAGGAGAGATTTCCGGTAATTGCTACAACCAGTAAAATGTTAACGACCGGTGTAGATACAAAGATGGTTAAGGTGATCGCATTGGATACAAATATTGGGTCAATGACGGAGTTCAAACAAATTATTGGACGGGGAACTAGAATCCGGGAGGATGAAGGTAAAGTTTACTTTAATATCATGGATTTCCGCAAGGTCACTAACATGTTTGCCGACCCTGATTTCGATGGCGACCCAGTACAGATTTATGAGCCCTCAGAGGAGGATTCTCCAGTTCCACCAGAGTTTGATGAGGAATATGATATTCAGGAGCCCGATGCAAGGGAAACTGTCATCAATCGCGGCAAAGGGCTTGATCCGACAGGAGGTGAAACAAGACCAAAATACTATGTGATGGACGTACCTGTCTCTGTTGTAAATGAGCGGGTACAGTATTATGGTGCAGACGGCAAACTGATTACCGAATCACTTAAAGACTACACAAGGAAAAATGTACAAGAAGCCTATGGAAGTTTGGATGGTTTTCTAGATAAGTGGACCCAAGAGGAGAAAAAGACCATCATCATGAACGAGATGGCGGAGATTGGCGTATTGTGGGAAGCTTTATCTGAAGAAGTTGGACAAGACCTTGATCCATTTGATTTAATCTGTCATGTGGCGTATGACCAACCTCCTTTGACCCGTAAGCAACGCGCTAGTATAGTGCGGGGGAGCAATTATTTCAGCAAGTATTCAGAACAAGCACAGGCCGTATTACAAAAGTTACTAGATAAATACGAGGTAGAGGGTATTACAACAATTGAATCGGGGGAAGTAATAAAAGTGTACCCATTGACAGAATTAGGAACACCTGTAGAAATCGTCCGGGCCTTTGGACGGAAGATTGATTTTGAATTGGCCTTGAGGGAGTTGGAAAATGAAATTTACAAAACAGCATAA
- the ftsA gene encoding cell division protein FtsA — protein sequence MEEDKIIVGLDIGTTKICCIVGRKNEFGKLEILGMGKAVSDGVIRGIVTNIDKTVHAIEKAVAQASEMANIDIRVVNVGIAGQHIKSAVYHGSITRESNDEITVEDVNRLTNDMYRIVIPPGSEIIHVMPQDYIVDYEDGIKDPVGMSGVKLEADFHIITAQTNAINNINRCIKRAGLEVENLILEPLASSLAVLSEEEKEAGVCLVDIGGGTTDIAVFYDNIIRHTAVIPFGGNIITADIKQGCMVMEHQAEQLKTKFGRAIGEEANANEIVAIPGLRNRPAKEISVKNLAHIIEARMEEIIEMVHTEIITSGYHKKLAAGIVITGGGSQLTSIKQLFEYMTGLDARVGYPNEHLGKSKVESVKSPMYATSVGLVLSGFKALDFREMQYMERKEREEGVKQRRTRERPDGNFFQNILEKTKGLLIDDIDDKMEY from the coding sequence ATGGAAGAGGATAAAATCATAGTAGGTCTTGATATTGGTACCACCAAGATCTGCTGCATCGTCGGGCGCAAAAACGAATTCGGAAAACTGGAGATCCTGGGTATGGGGAAAGCCGTTTCCGATGGTGTGATCCGTGGCATTGTGACCAATATTGATAAGACGGTTCACGCGATTGAAAAGGCAGTTGCGCAGGCCAGTGAAATGGCCAATATTGATATCCGCGTCGTTAATGTTGGAATTGCTGGCCAACACATCAAAAGTGCGGTTTATCATGGTTCTATCACACGTGAGAGCAATGATGAGATCACGGTAGAAGATGTGAATCGACTAACAAACGACATGTATCGCATTGTGATTCCTCCGGGTAGTGAGATCATTCATGTGATGCCTCAGGACTACATCGTCGATTACGAAGATGGCATTAAAGATCCTGTAGGAATGTCAGGCGTGAAACTCGAGGCGGACTTCCATATCATCACGGCACAAACAAACGCAATTAACAACATCAATCGGTGCATCAAGCGAGCTGGACTTGAAGTAGAAAACTTGATTTTGGAGCCATTAGCTTCAAGCTTGGCGGTACTGAGTGAGGAAGAAAAAGAAGCAGGCGTTTGTCTGGTAGATATTGGAGGTGGTACGACGGATATTGCCGTCTTCTACGATAATATCATTCGCCATACAGCGGTCATCCCTTTTGGCGGTAACATCATTACTGCGGACATCAAGCAAGGCTGTATGGTGATGGAACACCAGGCCGAGCAATTGAAAACCAAGTTTGGTAGAGCCATCGGCGAAGAGGCAAATGCCAATGAAATTGTGGCCATCCCCGGATTGAGAAATCGTCCGGCAAAGGAGATTTCTGTGAAGAACCTGGCGCACATCATCGAGGCGAGAATGGAAGAGATCATAGAGATGGTTCATACCGAGATCATCACTTCTGGCTACCATAAGAAACTAGCTGCGGGAATTGTAATCACGGGAGGTGGTTCACAGTTGACCAGTATCAAGCAGCTGTTCGAGTACATGACTGGTCTTGATGCCAGAGTTGGATATCCAAATGAGCATTTGGGTAAGAGCAAAGTAGAGTCGGTCAAGAGTCCGATGTACGCTACATCTGTTGGTTTGGTGTTATCTGGATTCAAAGCATTGGACTTCAGAGAAATGCAGTACATGGAGCGCAAAGAGCGCGAAGAAGGCGTCAAGCAGCGTCGAACCAGAGAGCGTCCTGATGGTAACTTCTTCCAGAATATCCTGGAGAAGACCAAGGGTCTGCTGATTGATGACATAGACGATAAAATGGAATATTAA
- a CDS encoding class I SAM-dependent DNA methyltransferase, protein MSSNITTTIKSIRDIMRQDAGVDGDAQRISQMVWMIFLKIFSDMEEEWDITLENYDSPIPEKLKWGSWANDEEGITGDDLKNFVDNELFPTLKELKVTPKTSPQGWIIKSVFEDSYNYMKSGTLIRQVINKVNEIDFNNQNERHLFNDIYETILKELQSAGSSGEYYTPRAVTQFMTDMVNPQIGEKVLDPACGTAGFLTCAIEHVRKQVKSPSELVQMRDMFVGVEKKPMPHMLATTNLMLHGLDVPVVKRDNYLTRPFTDWGSKDRVDVVLSNPPFGGTEEDGTETNFPQKFRTKETADLFLALIIRLLKDSGRAAIVLPDGTLFGEGVKTRIKEELMTKCDLHTIVRLPNGVFNPYTSIKTNLLFFTKGKATTETWYYEHPYPPGAKSYNKTKPIHINEFDQEKAWWDHRIENELAWNVPFKDIKDRDYNLDIKNPHSEEVSLGDPNDLLRQYQTARMDLMNVQEQIKSVLNEALN, encoded by the coding sequence ATGTCATCAAACATAACCACTACCATCAAATCCATCCGTGATATCATGCGTCAGGATGCTGGTGTTGACGGAGACGCTCAGCGTATCTCTCAAATGGTCTGGATGATCTTCTTGAAGATATTTTCCGACATGGAGGAAGAGTGGGATATCACCCTTGAGAATTATGATTCACCTATCCCTGAAAAGCTAAAATGGGGATCGTGGGCGAACGATGAAGAAGGGATCACAGGTGATGACCTCAAGAACTTTGTCGACAATGAGCTATTCCCCACACTGAAGGAACTAAAAGTTACTCCTAAGACGTCACCGCAAGGATGGATCATTAAGTCGGTGTTTGAAGACTCTTACAACTATATGAAGTCCGGGACCCTGATTCGACAGGTGATCAACAAGGTGAATGAAATCGACTTCAACAATCAGAATGAACGCCACCTCTTCAATGACATTTATGAGACCATCCTGAAGGAGTTGCAGAGTGCCGGATCATCCGGTGAGTATTATACCCCTAGAGCAGTTACTCAATTCATGACCGATATGGTCAATCCTCAAATTGGGGAGAAGGTATTGGACCCAGCTTGCGGAACAGCTGGATTCCTTACCTGTGCCATTGAGCACGTTCGCAAACAGGTGAAGAGCCCATCAGAACTGGTTCAAATGCGTGACATGTTCGTGGGTGTGGAGAAGAAACCCATGCCCCACATGCTAGCCACCACTAATTTGATGTTGCACGGACTGGATGTGCCAGTCGTGAAGCGTGACAATTACCTAACCCGTCCTTTTACCGATTGGGGCAGTAAAGATCGTGTAGACGTGGTACTCTCCAATCCACCGTTTGGGGGAACTGAAGAGGATGGAACAGAAACAAACTTCCCTCAGAAGTTCCGAACAAAAGAGACTGCTGACCTATTCCTGGCATTGATTATCCGGCTGTTGAAAGATAGTGGGCGGGCGGCGATCGTATTACCTGATGGTACGCTGTTTGGCGAAGGGGTTAAGACCCGTATCAAGGAAGAACTGATGACCAAGTGTGACCTTCATACGATTGTAAGACTTCCGAATGGTGTGTTCAACCCATATACTAGTATCAAAACAAATCTCCTATTTTTTACCAAAGGGAAAGCCACCACTGAAACCTGGTACTACGAGCACCCGTATCCGCCTGGCGCGAAAAGCTACAATAAGACTAAACCCATACACATCAATGAATTTGACCAGGAAAAAGCCTGGTGGGATCATCGTATAGAGAATGAATTGGCCTGGAATGTACCTTTCAAAGACATCAAAGACCGAGATTATAACCTCGACATCAAGAACCCACACAGTGAAGAAGTCAGCCTGGGCGATCCCAATGATCTGCTGAGGCAATATCAGACGGCTCGGATGGACCTAATGAATGTACAAGAGCAAATCAAGTCAGTACTTAATGAGGCTTTGAATTGA
- a CDS encoding restriction endonuclease subunit S, producing MLEQFPELTQYPLNASKVQDLMIQLALEGKLTKKWRRENRNIEHASKSLEKIKVKRLDLIKDKKIRNEEIKPIKTEEYPYELPKNWAWGRIGEIVNIIGGNQPPKGKFIYQYQEGYTRLVQIRDFKSDLHKVYVPNEYANRPFTKDDIMIGRYGPPVFQILRGLSGTYNVALMKAVPIYEKNLCRDFLFLLLQEPRIQKIVVDDSERTAGQSGVRKPLLNNIIFALPPLEEQKEIVRIVDHLKEEIEELKRLSKVRLDKKHQFVISSLHHLTESADTRHWELLHNHFSDTIDELNNVKKLRETILQLAVQGKLTRKWREANPDVEPASELLQRIKEEKQKLIAEKAFQKPRESGLIEGEELIHHQYPNKWKVAKVVDLCFVTKLAGFEYTKYISLEDNGDIPVIRAQNVKKGWIDESKLKYIDFETSKVLSRCALIKPCLLMTFIGAGIGDVAIFDKKERWHLAPNVAKLEPFTGLDPRYLLYFLMSPVGQLEIFKHSKATAQPSLSMGTIRDTVVTIPPFKEQEIIVQQVDHLMSLCDTLESHILIRDETAEKLMKAMVAEVLAGS from the coding sequence TTGTTAGAGCAATTCCCGGAACTTACCCAATACCCATTAAATGCTTCAAAGGTCCAGGATTTAATGATACAGTTGGCTTTGGAAGGAAAACTAACAAAGAAATGGAGGCGAGAAAATAGAAATATCGAACATGCCTCCAAGTCATTAGAAAAGATCAAAGTAAAAAGGTTAGATCTTATCAAGGATAAGAAAATTCGAAATGAAGAGATTAAACCCATTAAGACAGAGGAATACCCTTATGAATTGCCTAAAAACTGGGCGTGGGGTAGAATTGGTGAAATAGTAAATATCATTGGCGGCAATCAACCACCAAAGGGAAAATTCATTTATCAATATCAGGAAGGATATACAAGATTAGTTCAGATCCGGGATTTCAAAAGTGATCTTCATAAAGTTTATGTTCCTAATGAATACGCAAATAGACCATTTACTAAAGATGATATAATGATTGGGAGGTATGGCCCGCCCGTTTTTCAAATACTAAGAGGGTTAAGTGGTACTTACAATGTAGCCTTGATGAAGGCGGTTCCTATTTATGAAAAAAATCTGTGTAGAGATTTTTTGTTTTTACTGCTTCAAGAGCCTAGGATTCAGAAGATTGTCGTTGATGACTCTGAAAGAACAGCCGGACAGTCGGGAGTTCGAAAACCACTATTGAATAATATAATTTTTGCTCTTCCGCCCCTCGAAGAACAAAAAGAAATAGTCAGGATCGTTGATCACCTGAAGGAAGAAATCGAAGAACTGAAACGCTTGTCTAAAGTTCGCTTGGATAAGAAACATCAGTTTGTGATTTCATCATTGCATCACCTAACCGAGTCGGCCGACACTCGGCATTGGGAATTACTTCACAACCATTTCTCTGACACCATTGACGAACTTAATAATGTCAAGAAACTCCGGGAGACGATTTTGCAACTGGCAGTACAAGGCAAACTGACCCGCAAGTGGCGCGAAGCAAACCCGGATGTAGAACCGGCCTCGGAACTCTTGCAACGAATCAAAGAAGAAAAACAAAAGCTGATCGCGGAGAAGGCATTTCAAAAGCCAAGAGAAAGTGGCTTAATTGAAGGAGAAGAACTAATACATCATCAATACCCAAATAAGTGGAAAGTAGCTAAAGTTGTTGATTTATGCTTCGTGACGAAGCTAGCGGGATTTGAATATACCAAATACATCTCGCTGGAAGATAATGGTGATATACCTGTAATAAGAGCTCAGAATGTGAAGAAGGGTTGGATAGATGAGTCAAAGTTGAAATATATTGATTTCGAAACATCAAAGGTTCTGTCGAGATGTGCATTGATAAAACCTTGTTTGTTGATGACCTTCATCGGTGCCGGAATAGGAGATGTAGCAATTTTTGATAAGAAAGAGAGGTGGCACCTTGCCCCGAATGTGGCAAAGCTTGAACCATTCACAGGGCTCGATCCTAGATATTTATTATACTTTCTTATGTCACCAGTTGGTCAATTGGAAATATTTAAACATAGTAAAGCCACGGCTCAACCCAGTCTTTCCATGGGTACTATTAGAGATACAGTAGTGACGATTCCTCCTTTCAAGGAACAAGAAATAATTGTACAACAGGTAGACCACCTTATGTCCCTCTGTGATACGCTGGAGTCGCACATCCTCATTCGCGATGAAACAGCCGAGAAGCTCATGAAGGCTATGGTGGCGGAGGTTTTGGCTGGAAGTTGA
- the gap gene encoding type I glyceraldehyde-3-phosphate dehydrogenase: protein MSKTKVAINGFGRIGRITYRVLLEKDNVEVVAINDLTDTKTLAHLLKYDSAQGRFPGTVEADDAGLIINGKHIKVSAERDPANLPWGDLGVDIVLESTGIFTDPDSAGKHLTAGAKKVIISAPAKGDIPFVVLGVNDDQLTGDETILSNASCTTNCLAPMVKVLEDNWGIESGYMTTVHAYTADQRLQDAPHKDLRRARAAAASIVPTSTGAAGAVGKVIPSVKGKLDGFAMRVPTITGSITDFTVTLSKPATAEEINAAMKAASEAGLKGIMEYQEDPIVSVDIIGSPYSCIFDAALTKATGTLVKVVGWYDNEAGYSNRAADLISKLA, encoded by the coding sequence ATGTCTAAAACTAAAGTTGCCATTAATGGATTCGGAAGAATTGGCCGAATTACCTACCGAGTATTGCTTGAAAAGGACAATGTAGAAGTAGTAGCCATTAATGACCTTACTGACACCAAGACTTTAGCCCATCTATTGAAATACGATTCGGCACAGGGAAGATTTCCCGGAACTGTGGAAGCCGATGACGCTGGACTGATCATCAATGGAAAACATATCAAAGTTTCTGCGGAACGTGATCCTGCGAACCTTCCATGGGGAGACCTGGGCGTAGATATCGTACTGGAATCAACTGGTATTTTTACCGACCCTGATAGCGCTGGCAAACACCTCACTGCTGGTGCGAAAAAAGTGATCATTTCGGCTCCCGCAAAAGGTGACATCCCTTTTGTTGTTTTGGGAGTGAATGACGACCAATTGACTGGTGATGAAACCATCCTGTCAAATGCTTCATGTACAACCAACTGCCTTGCTCCTATGGTGAAGGTATTGGAAGACAATTGGGGCATCGAAAGCGGATACATGACTACTGTTCACGCTTACACTGCTGACCAAAGATTGCAAGATGCTCCTCACAAAGACTTGAGAAGAGCAAGAGCTGCAGCAGCGTCTATTGTACCTACTTCAACGGGTGCTGCAGGTGCTGTTGGAAAAGTAATCCCTTCTGTGAAAGGAAAACTGGATGGATTCGCCATGCGTGTACCTACCATCACTGGTTCTATTACTGATTTTACTGTTACTCTTTCAAAACCTGCTACCGCAGAAGAAATCAATGCTGCAATGAAAGCGGCTTCTGAAGCTGGCTTGAAAGGCATCATGGAGTATCAGGAAGACCCTATCGTCTCTGTTGACATCATTGGCAGCCCTTACTCTTGTATCTTCGATGCTGCGTTGACGAAAGCAACTGGCACGTTGGTAAAAGTAGTTGGATGGTATGACAATGAAGCCGGTTATTCGAACCGCGCTGCTGATTTGATCTCAAAATTGGCATAA
- a CDS encoding NeuD/PglB/VioB family sugar acetyltransferase — protein MIIDLHLVIIITILFVAKDQVIIFGAGGHAKSIISIIQSKSELEIFGILIDSEFQKEQEKVLDHSVLGGREMFSTLVKSGISNAVVGIGDNKVRADISIELQHHGFTMVSPTHQQSLLMSGVRIGLGTIVHAFAVVGTESLIGNNTIISANAVIGHNCVIGNHCQITPGVLIGGGVNIGDYSFLGLGSVVLPGVNIGKNTIIGANAVVNKDLEDNAVLVGNPGKVIKYQDPIA, from the coding sequence ATGATAATTGATTTACATTTGGTTATCATAATCACAATACTTTTTGTGGCAAAGGATCAAGTCATAATTTTTGGTGCAGGGGGACATGCAAAAAGTATTATCAGTATCATTCAATCAAAGTCTGAACTAGAAATATTTGGAATTCTCATCGATTCTGAATTTCAGAAAGAACAAGAAAAAGTTCTAGACCATTCGGTTTTAGGAGGAAGAGAAATGTTCTCAACCCTGGTAAAGAGTGGAATTTCCAATGCGGTTGTAGGAATAGGGGACAACAAAGTACGGGCGGACATTTCAATCGAGCTCCAGCATCATGGATTTACGATGGTTAGTCCCACACATCAACAATCATTGCTGATGTCAGGCGTAAGGATAGGATTGGGAACCATTGTCCACGCATTTGCTGTAGTGGGTACAGAATCTCTTATTGGAAATAACACAATTATTAGCGCCAATGCTGTGATTGGACATAATTGTGTGATCGGAAATCATTGCCAGATAACACCTGGCGTACTAATTGGTGGAGGCGTGAACATCGGTGATTATTCCTTTCTTGGTCTTGGGTCTGTAGTCCTACCAGGGGTAAACATTGGTAAAAACACCATAATTGGGGCAAATGCTGTAGTAAATAAAGATTTAGAAGATAATGCCGTTTTGGTAGGGAATCCCGGAAAAGTCATCAAATACCAAGATCCAATCGCATAA
- the ftsZ gene encoding cell division protein FtsZ, whose protein sequence is MGENTYAFDLPSHHKSIIKVIGVGGGGSNAVNHMFNSGIKDVEFVVCNTDSQALQSSPVANKLQIGIDLTKGLGAGANPEKGRNAAIESKEDIREMLSEETKMVFVTAGMGGGTGTGAAPVIAQVAKEMDILTVGIVTAPFGFEGRKKMNQANEGIRLLKQHCDTVLVVLNDKIKEMFGNLAISEAFGKADNVLTTAAKGIAEIITVPGHVNVDFEDVKTVMKDAGAAVMGSARASGESRARRAAEMALNSPLLNNQNIMGAEKILLSIMSGEDAELQMDELADITDYMQDFAGDDAEVIFGHGVDSSLGENISVTVIATGFASDEDMQLKMRKQPKIDSMELLKAEIQQEVELEDRDEVQKKVYDLESSREINQFTLFDRPQVRKPVQDENESEEEFTVSRTSPFERPPVRESGFDDFDFEVDDIEDEPEERPAERPSFTFEFEKPEPRDYMEEEEEEEDEVEDNDFLVELSKDYQIEPESQDEDPVLDELLDGPAIPISRKVELMEERRQREEKIEEAKKARQMQEYMNAESFKEKWDVPAYERKKVKLKEVPHSSERNISKFNLTDDNQILGNNKFLHDNVD, encoded by the coding sequence ATGGGTGAAAATACATATGCATTCGACCTGCCCTCACACCACAAGTCCATTATCAAGGTAATCGGAGTAGGTGGCGGAGGTAGCAACGCCGTAAACCACATGTTCAACTCGGGCATCAAAGATGTGGAGTTCGTGGTTTGCAATACGGATAGCCAGGCGCTTCAGAGTAGCCCGGTCGCCAATAAACTTCAGATTGGGATCGACCTGACCAAAGGACTGGGAGCAGGAGCTAATCCTGAGAAAGGAAGGAACGCGGCGATTGAAAGCAAAGAAGATATCCGCGAGATGCTCTCGGAGGAGACTAAAATGGTTTTCGTGACTGCAGGAATGGGTGGAGGTACCGGAACTGGGGCGGCTCCGGTCATTGCTCAGGTTGCGAAAGAGATGGATATCTTGACCGTAGGTATCGTTACTGCGCCATTTGGTTTTGAAGGACGTAAAAAAATGAACCAGGCCAATGAAGGTATCCGGTTGCTCAAGCAGCATTGTGATACGGTCCTGGTCGTGCTCAATGACAAGATCAAAGAGATGTTCGGTAACCTGGCCATCAGTGAAGCATTTGGTAAAGCAGATAATGTGTTGACAACTGCAGCAAAAGGCATTGCTGAGATCATTACGGTTCCAGGACATGTCAATGTGGACTTTGAAGATGTGAAGACGGTCATGAAGGATGCGGGTGCAGCCGTTATGGGGTCTGCGAGAGCATCCGGAGAGAGTCGTGCTCGTAGAGCGGCAGAGATGGCGTTAAATTCACCACTGTTGAACAATCAGAACATCATGGGTGCTGAAAAGATCCTGCTTTCGATCATGTCTGGCGAAGACGCTGAGTTGCAAATGGACGAGTTGGCGGACATCACGGATTACATGCAGGATTTTGCGGGTGATGATGCAGAGGTGATCTTCGGCCATGGTGTGGACAGCTCTTTAGGTGAAAACATCAGTGTGACTGTCATCGCGACTGGCTTTGCCAGTGATGAGGACATGCAGCTCAAGATGCGAAAGCAACCAAAGATCGATAGCATGGAGCTGTTGAAAGCTGAAATACAGCAAGAGGTAGAGCTTGAGGATCGCGATGAGGTTCAGAAGAAGGTGTATGACCTTGAATCTTCACGGGAGATCAATCAGTTTACGCTATTTGATCGTCCACAAGTTCGAAAGCCTGTGCAGGATGAGAACGAATCTGAGGAAGAATTTACAGTTTCAAGAACCAGTCCATTCGAAAGACCTCCAGTGAGAGAGTCGGGATTTGATGATTTTGATTTTGAGGTAGACGACATAGAGGACGAACCTGAAGAACGTCCCGCGGAACGACCATCGTTCACCTTTGAGTTCGAGAAGCCTGAACCTCGTGATTACATGGAGGAGGAAGAAGAAGAGGAAGATGAGGTTGAGGACAATGATTTCCTGGTAGAATTAAGCAAGGATTATCAGATCGAACCAGAGTCTCAGGATGAAGACCCGGTACTCGATGAGCTATTGGATGGGCCTGCCATTCCGATTTCCCGAAAGGTTGAGTTGATGGAAGAGCGACGCCAACGTGAAGAGAAGATCGAAGAAGCTAAGAAAGCACGGCAAATGCAGGAATACATGAATGCAGAGAGTTTCAAAGAGAAGTGGGATGTGCCAGCTTATGAACGTAAGAAAGTGAAATTGAAAGAGGTGCCGCACTCTTCGGAGCGCAACATCTCGAAATTCAACTTGACTGACGACAATCAGATATTAGGGAACAACAAGTTCCTTCACGATAATGTAGACTAA